A stretch of Mytilus edulis chromosome 11, xbMytEdul2.2, whole genome shotgun sequence DNA encodes these proteins:
- the LOC139495134 gene encoding probable E3 ubiquitin-protein ligase MID2, whose protein sequence is MAIAKVKVVEEEDNLLTCSICLEMFKNPKYLPCLHTFCKLCIHSYIQSSVSQEIINKGFKCPVCRTFVPVGEHSSNSECWAEELPNNHLIISMIDRKALQKQDKLCNVCELSNINQEAVSWCSVCQEALCTVCENCHRKFKISSNHKIITLQEVQRDRISYVSGLPTCEYHLDKFVEMFCVDHGQPCCTICAIVKHRECEKVIGIEDAAAGIKETKQTTDVLRSMMQWKTLLVKSIQDTQENVCSVEIMEKTIFSEIEQWKNDLIEHVNNLEKTAKDELIFKKKRIVIELADTMTEMSSLKSTVENWHKILSACIIDGSDVQCFVEFNKLVQKKKQKESEIKNATSNISEQTFSFEMNRVIENIQKTVKCLGEIIVD, encoded by the coding sequence ATGGCGATTGCAAAAGTAAAGGTCGTAGAGGAAGAAGACAACCTGTTAACTTGTAGTATATGTCTTGAGATGTTTAAAAATCCGAAGTATTTACCATGCCTACATACTTTTTGTAAGTTATGTATTCATTCGTATATTCAGTCATCAGTGTCTCAGGAAATCATAAATAAAGGTTTCAAATGTCCGGTTTGTCGAACATTCGTGCCCGTTGGGGAACATTCTAGTAATTCTGAATGTTGGGCAGAGGAGCTCCCGAACAATCATTTAATTATATCGATGATTGATCGAAAGGCTTTACAGAAGCAAGACAAACTATGCAATGTTTGCGAACTGAGCAATATAAATCAGGAGGCCGTGTCATGGTGTAGCGTGTGTCAGGAAGCACTGTGTACTGTCTGTGAAAACTGTCACCGGAAGTTTAAAATATCCTCCAACCATAAAATTATTACGTTGCAAGAGGTACAAAGAGACAGAATTTCATATGTTTCTGGATTGCCCACATGTGAATACCATTTGGATAAATTTGTCGAAATGTTTTGCGTAGACCATGGACAACCATGTTGCACTATATGTGCAATCGTTAAACATCGTGAATGCGAAAAGGTGATTGGTATAGAAGATGCAGCAGCCGGTATTAAAGAGACAAAGCAGACGACCGATGTTTTGAGGAGTATGATGCAGTGGAAAACTTTGCTTGTCAAATCAATTCAAGATACACAGGAAAATGTGTGTAGCGTTGAAATTATGGAGAAAACTATATTTTCAGAAATCGAACAGTGGAAAAACGATTTAATTGAACACGTTAACAATCTGGAAAAAACTGCCAAAGACGAGTTGATCTTCAAAAAGAAGCGCATAGTAATAGAACTTGCAGACACAATGACAGAAATGTCCAGTTTAAAGTCTACTGTCGAAAATTGGCACAAGATTTTAAGTGCATGTATCATTGATGGGTCTGATGTTCAGTGTTTTGTTGAGTTTAACAAGTTGGTCCAAAAGAAGAAACAAAAggaatctgaaataaaaaatgcaaCATCGAACATTAGTGAACAAACTTTTAGTTTCGAAATGAACCGTGTCATCGAAAACATCCAAAAGACTGTCAAATGTCTCGGTGAAATTATTGTTGATTAG